Part of the Cloacibacterium caeni genome is shown below.
CTTCTACCCAACCTGGACAACCGAAAATCATATCATAAGTGATGCATTTTCTGTTTTTAATGCCCAATTTGTGTTTTACTCTTGCCGCCATATTCGGCATGAAATTCGCCATTCCGTTAGCAGAAACTTCTCCAAAATTACTCGCGAAAATGATATAATCGAGGTCTTCTTTTTCTATTTTAGCGTCATAAATGGCTTCTTTAGCAGCTTGTACACCAAGGTCAGAATTAAATTGGTCATTTCTCAGATATCTTCTTTCTTCAATTTCTGTGATGTCTACAAATTTTTTAATAATTTCTTCATTGGGTTTATCAATAAAATCTCCTGCGTCTGTATAAAACTTAGAGTTGATAAAATGAGAGCCATCAATTACTCTTTCTGGAATGCAACTACCTGAACCTACAATTACTGAACTTGGCATAATTTCTATATTACATTTATAATTAAGAGGCAAATTTATAAATTAAATCATAACAAACGCATAGAAAATAATTATTAACTTTGCAATTCTCAATATTTTTTTAAATATGAAAAAAAATGCTCCTCTTATTGGGCTTATTGTCTCGGCAAGTGTAATGCTAATTGCCTTTGGAATTTATTATTTATTTTTAGCTAAGAAAAATGAATATTTAGTAGATAATCCTACTACTAAAACCTTTTATTTTAAGATTAATAACGGCGAAGAAAAAATCATCACTTCTGGTCAGTTTGTAAAAGTAGACCTTAACAGAGGGAAACAAAACAGCATTAAAGTTTTTGATGATAAAAAGAAGCTTCTTTTTGATTCTGCTTTTAATGTTTCACAATATAGAGGTTTATTGAATATTGCTGGAGAAGAATATTTTGTGCACCGTCAGTTTTATGGCTATATTCCGAATAAAGATTCCCTTTTAATGGCGAGTACTTTTGAAATGGACGGCGTAAAACTTCCTGGGCATGTTACCAAGCATAAAAAATTATACATAGAAGACTTTTATTATAATGTAGACGAAGATTATGATAAAGTCATTAAAAACATTGATAAAGTAGAATCCAGAACTAAGATTTATAGAAAAGAAGATTTCAAACTGTTCTACAAAGAGAATTATCAATAATACACCTAGGAAAAAGATAGCTAAAAATAATATTACTCAATACTTATTACATAAATACATGCAAGTAAAACCATACAATACCGATCAAAGTAAAAAAACTGAAGTAGAAGATATGTTTGACAACATCGCTCCAAAATATGATTTATTAAATCATGTTTTATCGATGAAAATAGACGTACTTTGGAGAAATACTTTAGTGAAATGGATGAATAAAGATGCTCCGAAACTCGTACTAGATGTAGCGACAGGAACAGGAGATCTTGCCATTGCGGTACAAAAAGGAACAGGAGCAGAAGTAGTAGGTTTAGACCTTTCTCAGCAAATGCTAAACGTAGGAATTGATAAAATTAAGAAACTTAATCTAGACCAAAAAATATCAATGCAAAAAGGAGATGCAGAAAATCTTCCTTTTGAGGATAATAAATTCGATGCAGTTTCCGTTGCATTTGGAGTAAGAAATTTCGAAAATTTAGAAAAAGGTTTAGCCGAGCTAAGAAGAGTGGTAAAAGAAAATTCTAGCGTTTATATTTTAGAATTTTCAAAAGTAGAAGGGTTTTTAGCGCCATTTTATATGTTTTATTTCAAAAATATTTTACCGCAAATCGGTAAATTAGTTTCTAAAGATAATAGAGCATACACGTATTTACCAGATTCTGTAAATGCTTTTCCTTTTGGCGAAAAAATGAAACAAATTTTACTAGACACAGGTTATAGCAAAGTAGAATATAAAAAACTAAGTTTAGGGATAGCTACCATTTATAAAGCGACTAAATAATAGCCCATGAAAAAAACGTTAATCAAAACATTCTCGCTCCTTTTTTTAGGAATGTTTTTGTTTACTCAAGCTCAATTTAGAAACCGAGATAGACAAGACAGAAGGCAAGAGCAAGATTCTTATCAATACAGTTATGGTTTTTATTTAAATCTTAACCAATTTGATTATAAACTCGTTCTAGACCCGAAATATGGAATGGAAGACAAAGTAAATCTTGTTCAAACCAAACCTACTTACAGTTTTGGAGCTGGTTTAATTGGGAGAATGAGATTGAATGACAACTTTGATTTAAGAATAGAGCCAGGTTTACAGTTTGTAGAAAGAGAACTTATTTTTAATACACAATCAAATGACCAATATGCTGCAGATGCGAGTAATCCTTTTACACCAAAAACGCTCACTGAAGCAGATATGGTAAGAAGAGTGAAATCTACGTATGTAGACATCCCGATTATGCTAGAAATTCATGCAGACAGATGGTATAATTCTAGACCTTATGCTGCAGCTGGACTTAATTATATGGTGAATTTACAGTCTAATTCTAGTGCTGCAGATGACAATCAACAAGGAATTTTCAGAAGTACAACCCATAATTTTGCATGGAGCGCAGAAGCTGGAATACAGTTTTATTTCTCTAGATTTAAGTTAACACCAGCTTTTAGAGGAACCTTTGCGTTTAACAATGAAATTGTAGCAGATAACACTGGAACGCCACCTTATTGGACTGCAGCAATTTCTACGATGCAAACCAGAGCTTTCATGTTTGTGTTGAAATTTGAATAAGAAAAATTTTTCTAAATATTTGATTTAAAGAAGATTCTAAGGAGTCTTCTTTTTTTATTTAAAGTTTTGCTTTAAATTATTATTAAATTTCTGTTTAACTGATTATTTTTTTTATATTTTTGCATAAGTTAGAACTAACACCTGAAATGCTTAAAGAATTAGAGAATAATTTTTCTTTACTTGAAAAAAAGATTTTTGAGATGAATAAAAGTTATCAAAATCTTTTAGAAAAGCATGCTATTCTCTCAGAAGACTTTGAAAATCTGAAAGTTAAATATGAAGAAGAGCATAAGAGAAATCAGGAGTTAACAGAAGAGCAAAAAAAAATAAAATTAATCTCAGCAATATCTGGCAATCCAGACCACAATCGATTGATGAAAAATCATATCAATAGATTGGTCAAAGAAATAGACGCTTGTATTGCACAACTTCAAAATAGTGGCTTGTAATGGAAGTAAGAAGAATTACCATAAACATTGCCGGAAGAAATTATCCTCTTAATGTTCCTGCTGCCGAAGAAGAAACGCTTCGTAGAGTAGGGAAACAGATAGAAGGAATGATTAGAGAATTTGAAGCTAATTTTGATGTTAAGGATAAACAAGATGCACTCGCAATGTGCGCCCTAAAATTAGGAGCAAATGCAGAAGTACATCAACTTAACTCAGAAAAAATTATAAAAAATGCTAATGATAGATTAATGCAAATTAATCAGCAATTAGACGAATTAGAAAAGTAAAACTTTTCTATAAAAACTTGCCTACAATAGTTCTAACACATTACAGGTAAACTCAACGCTAAACAATTACCGAACGAATGTCTTTGCAATGGCGTGCTGCTTTACGCAGATTACAGAGCATAGAAAACAGTTCAAATCGTGTTGATTAGGAGTTTACTCTATATCACTGAACTGTTGTAGGTTTTTTTATTTTTAAAAATTAAGTAATTGACAATTAAAACTCGATATATATGGATATAACCGCTATTATTATCGGTGCTGTTTGCCTGATTTTAGGCTTGGTTGCAGGAACGTTGTTCGCAAAAAGTTCTCTCAACTCTAAAGCTAAATTCATCGTAAAAGATGCTAAAAAAAGCGCCGAAAACATTATAGAAAACGCGAATGTAAAAGCTGAAGCTATAAAAAAAGAAAAAGAAGCTCAAGCAAAAGTAAAATTCTTAGAACTCAAATCTCAGCATGACGAAAACATTAACAGTCGTGAGAAAAAAATGCAGGAGGCTGAGAAAAGAATTAGAGACAAAGAACAAAAACTAAATGACGAACTTTCTAAAACAGGAAAACTAGAAAAAGATTTAGAAAGACAAAAAGCAGAGTACGATAAAAAACACGAAATCGTACAGAAAAAGCAACAAGAATTAGACGTAGCAATTGCTCAAAAAGTAGAAATGTTACAAAAAATTTCTAACTATTCGGCAGAAGAAGCAAAAGCAGAACTCGTAGAGTCTATGAAAGCCGAAGCGAAAACCAAAGCTCAGGCTCACGTTCAATCTATCATGGAAGAAGCGCAATTGAACGCTAAAAATGAGGCAAGAAAAATTGTGATTCAAACCATTCAGAGAATTGGTACAGAACAAGCAGTAGAAAATTCAGTGTCTGTATTTAATATAGAATCTGATGAGGTAAAAGGTAGAATCATCGGTAGAGAAGGTAGAAACATCAGAGCGTTAGAAGCAGCAACAGGTGTAGAAATCATCGTAGATGATACTCCAGAAGCAATTTTGCTTTCTTGTTTTGACCCAGTAAGAAGAGAAGTGGCTAGATTATCACTTCACAGATTGGTAACAGACGGTAGAATTCACCCAGCGAGAATAGAAGAAGTAGTAGAAAAAACGCGTAAACAAATAGAAGAAGAAATCATAGAAGTTGGAAAAAGAACCATCATTGATTTAGGAATTCACGGTTTACATCCAGAATTGGTTAAAATCGTAGGTAGAATGAAATTCCGTTCTTCTTATGGTCAAAACTTACTACAGCACTCTAGAGAAGTGGCAAATATCGCTGCTACTATGGCTGCTGAATTAGGCTTAAACGTAAAATTAGCGAAGAGAGCAGGTTTATTACACGATATCGGTAAAGTTCCAGAGCAAGAATCAGAACTTCCTCACGCACTTTTAGGAATGCAATGGGCAGAGAAATTTGGAGAAAATCCAGAAGTAGTAAATGCGATTGGAGCGCACCATGACGAGGTAGAAATGACTTCTTTATTATCACCAATAATTCAAGTAGCGGATGCAATTTCTGGAGCAAGACCAGGAGCAAGAAGACAAGTTTTAGAATCTTATATTCAAAGATTAAAAGACTTAGAAGCAGCTGCATTAAGCTTTGATGGCGTGTCTAGTGCATTTGCGATTCAGGCAGGTAGAGAATTGAGAGTGATGGTAGAATCTGCAAAAGTAACAGACGAAGTAGCTCACCAACTTTCTTATGACATTTCTGAAAAAATTCAGAATGAGTTAACTTACCCAGGTCAAGTAAAAGTGACGGTAATTAGAGAAACGAGAGCCGTAAATATCGCAAGATAATTACTCTTCAAAATAACAAATTAAAACTCCTTTCAAATTTTTGAAAGGAGTTTTTTTATAAGAACGGTTTCATTTCGTCTTCTATTTGTTTCCTCAGGTCCATCAATTTGATGGCGTATTGTTCCATTTGTTTTTCTTGTTCAGTTTCGGGGATGAATTTGGGGACTTCTATGGTGTTTCCTTCGTCATCTACTGCCACAAAAACGATGATGCAGTGCGTTTTTTTCTCAAATTCTTTGCGTTTTATATTTCTAGAAAATACATTGATGGCAATATGCATACTGCTTTTGCCGGTGTAAATCACTTCGGCTTCTACTTTTACAATGTGACCAATTTTGATAGGCGAAAAGAACCTGATTCCACCTACATAAACCGTGACACAATAACTAGAACTCCAAGAACTTGCGCAAGCGTAGCCAGCTTGGTCTATCCATTTCATTACGCTTCCACCGTGTACATTTCCGCCATAATTTACATCTCCAGGCTCAGAAATAAACTGAAAAATAGTCTTGTTGCTCATTTGCTCTAAAATTTGAATAAAGATATTCAATAATTTTTGAAATATAGAGATTAATCTTATTTTTGAAACATGAAAAAAGTATATTTTTTAAAGACTTGCAGCACTTGCAAAAGAATTATGTCTGAATTTGACTTAACTGATTTTGAACAAAGAGAAATCAAGTCAAAAGCTGTTTCTGAAGAAGAATTACAAGAAATGTATGCCTTGTCTGAATCTTATGAAGCACTTTTTAGCAAAAAATCTACTCAAATCAAGGAACGAAATATAGAGGTAAAATCTTTACAAGAAGAAGATTTTAAAAAACTGATTTTAGAGGATTATCGTTTTCTAAAACGCCCCGTTTTTATCATCAGTCAAGAGATTTTTATAGGAAGTGACAAGAAGAATATTGAACTTTTAAGAGAAAAATTAAAATAAAAAAGCAGTTCGGAGAGAACTGCTTTTTGAGTATGTTATGACCCGTCCTAAAATAAGTTTACACCCAATAGACTTATTATGGAAAATCGAGAGAAGACAGTAGAAAAGCGTACACAACAAGATTACACAATGGCTTTTAAATTAGGTATTGTAAGCCGTGTAGAAAAGGGCGAATTCACTTACAAACAGGCACAACAACATTACGGTATCCAAGGTAGAAGCACCGTTTTGGTTTGGCTCAGAAAATATGGTAATTTAGATTGGAGCAAACCCACCATTCATACCATGTTACAATCCAAAGAAACACCCGCCGAAAAGATTAAAAGATTAGAGAAAGAATTAGCTGATGAGAAACTGAAAACCAAAGTTCTCAATATGATGATTGATATCTCCGACAAGCAATACGGCACACAGATCCGAAAAAAGTTTACGCCCAAACAGTCAGACAACTCCAAGAAAAAGGATTGAGTTTATCCAAAATCTGCAGATTGTTTGGGATAAGCAGACAAGCCATTTACCAGCAGCGCCAAAGATTATGTGTTCGGGAAAAAGAATTGGAGAAAGTTAAACAATTCGTTGAGGAGATTCGTTTAGAACAGCCCAGAATAGGAACAAGAAAACTTTATTATTTGCTTAAAAATAAGTTCAAGCTTGAAAAGATAAAAATAGGCAGAGATGCGCTGTTCAATTATTTACGAAGAGAAAACCTGCTTATTTATCCTAAGAAAAGATATACAAGAACAACTTTCTCCAAACACTGGCTCAGAAAACACCCCAACCTTTTGAAAACGACTTGCCTAAAAAGAAAAGAACAGGTATTTGTAAGCGATATCACTTATATAAAAACCAAAACGAATGTCTGTTATTTATCTTTGGTTACGGATGCTTACAGCAGAAAAATA
Proteins encoded:
- a CDS encoding acyl-CoA thioesterase encodes the protein MSNKTIFQFISEPGDVNYGGNVHGGSVMKWIDQAGYACASSWSSSYCVTVYVGGIRFFSPIKIGHIVKVEAEVIYTGKSSMHIAINVFSRNIKRKEFEKKTHCIIVFVAVDDEGNTIEVPKFIPETEQEKQMEQYAIKLMDLRKQIEDEMKPFL
- the porT gene encoding type IX secretion/gliding motility protein PorT/SprT, with amino-acid sequence MKKTLIKTFSLLFLGMFLFTQAQFRNRDRQDRRQEQDSYQYSYGFYLNLNQFDYKLVLDPKYGMEDKVNLVQTKPTYSFGAGLIGRMRLNDNFDLRIEPGLQFVERELIFNTQSNDQYAADASNPFTPKTLTEADMVRRVKSTYVDIPIMLEIHADRWYNSRPYAAAGLNYMVNLQSNSSAADDNQQGIFRSTTHNFAWSAEAGIQFYFSRFKLTPAFRGTFAFNNEIVADNTGTPPYWTAAISTMQTRAFMFVLKFE
- a CDS encoding arsenate reductase family protein, with protein sequence MKKVYFLKTCSTCKRIMSEFDLTDFEQREIKSKAVSEEELQEMYALSESYEALFSKKSTQIKERNIEVKSLQEEDFKKLILEDYRFLKRPVFIISQEIFIGSDKKNIELLREKLK
- the ubiE gene encoding bifunctional demethylmenaquinone methyltransferase/2-methoxy-6-polyprenyl-1,4-benzoquinol methylase UbiE, coding for MQVKPYNTDQSKKTEVEDMFDNIAPKYDLLNHVLSMKIDVLWRNTLVKWMNKDAPKLVLDVATGTGDLAIAVQKGTGAEVVGLDLSQQMLNVGIDKIKKLNLDQKISMQKGDAENLPFEDNKFDAVSVAFGVRNFENLEKGLAELRRVVKENSSVYILEFSKVEGFLAPFYMFYFKNILPQIGKLVSKDNRAYTYLPDSVNAFPFGEKMKQILLDTGYSKVEYKKLSLGIATIYKATK
- a CDS encoding cell division protein ZapA; this translates as MEVRRITINIAGRNYPLNVPAAEEETLRRVGKQIEGMIREFEANFDVKDKQDALAMCALKLGANAEVHQLNSEKIIKNANDRLMQINQQLDELEK
- a CDS encoding IS3 family transposase (programmed frameshift) — encoded protein: MENREKTVEKRTQQDYTMAFKLGIVSRVEKGEFTYKQAQQHYGIQGRSTVLVWLRKYGNLDWSKPTIHTMLQSKETPAEKIKRLEKELADEKLKTKVLNMMIDISDKQYGTQIRKKFYAQTVRQLQEKGLSLSKICRLFGISRQAIYQQRQRLCVREKELEKVKQFVEEIRLEQPRIGTRKLYYLLKNKFKLEKIKIGRDALFNYLRRENLLIYPKKRYTRTTFSKHWLRKHPNLLKTTCLKRKEQVFVSDITYIKTKTNVCYLSLVTDAYSRKIMGYELSENMNAENVVKALKMAVKNRTTHLPLIHHSDRGLQYCSEVYQKVLVENKIKPSMTDGYDCYQNALAERINGILKQEFLIYKCKNIQDLKQMVKESIYIYNNKRPHLSLKMKTPETIHKKSGKSISSGLVF
- the rny gene encoding ribonuclease Y → MDITAIIIGAVCLILGLVAGTLFAKSSLNSKAKFIVKDAKKSAENIIENANVKAEAIKKEKEAQAKVKFLELKSQHDENINSREKKMQEAEKRIRDKEQKLNDELSKTGKLEKDLERQKAEYDKKHEIVQKKQQELDVAIAQKVEMLQKISNYSAEEAKAELVESMKAEAKTKAQAHVQSIMEEAQLNAKNEARKIVIQTIQRIGTEQAVENSVSVFNIESDEVKGRIIGREGRNIRALEAATGVEIIVDDTPEAILLSCFDPVRREVARLSLHRLVTDGRIHPARIEEVVEKTRKQIEEEIIEVGKRTIIDLGIHGLHPELVKIVGRMKFRSSYGQNLLQHSREVANIAATMAAELGLNVKLAKRAGLLHDIGKVPEQESELPHALLGMQWAEKFGENPEVVNAIGAHHDEVEMTSLLSPIIQVADAISGARPGARRQVLESYIQRLKDLEAAALSFDGVSSAFAIQAGRELRVMVESAKVTDEVAHQLSYDISEKIQNELTYPGQVKVTVIRETRAVNIAR